The genomic interval CGTGGTGTGGATATTGGTAACCTGCTTGGTCTGAAGTTGTGGTGGTCTGGTCCTGAATTCTTGAAGAATGATCTGTCGGAGTGGCCTTCTCAGCCCAAGCATGTCGGCCCTTTACCGGAGACACGTCCTGACGCTGCTGTATCTTTGAATGCAACTATTTCTGAAGGAAAAGCATTCGTTAACTTTAGCCGCTTTTCAAATCATTCACGGCTTATCCGTGCAGTGGCTTATGCTTTGCGTTTTATTAAACATTGCAGGAAGCAAATTTCTGAGACTGACTATTTGACAGACGAAGAATTACGTAAAGCATCAAATctattaatttcaaaatgtCAAGAGGATTCTTTTCCTGagtataaattactattaaataaagaGAGTTTGCCTAAAAAAAGTCCATTGCTTAAATTTAACGTTTTTATTGACGATGACCACATCATGCGTGTTGGAGGTCGTCTTGATAACTCAAATTTTTCGTATGATAAAAGGCGTCCTATATTACTACAGTCCACTCATTTGTTTACACAactattatttacctatcaACACAAAAGGTTGATGCATGCCGGTCCACAGTTGTTACTGGCATGCATTAGGGAAACTTATTGGCCAATAGGAGGTCGTAACTTAGCGAAGGCCTGCTATCACAAGTGTGTATTATGTCAACGCATGAAGGGTAAAGTAGTGACTCCTTTGATGGGAAACTTACCTCAGCAGCGTCTCCTTCCAGGTGGTTTTCCTTTTGAAAGTGTGGGTGTTGATTACGCCGGTCCCATCATGAGTGCATCTCGTCAAGGTCGCGGGTGTAGGCTTGTTAAGGTGTATATCTGCATCTTTGTCTGTTTCACTACCAAGGCAATTCATTTAGAGTTGGTAGGTGATTTAACAtgtaatacctatttattagcAATGCGCAGGTTCATTGCACGTAGGGGAAAGCCTCTCCATATATTCTCTGACAACGGTACGTCGTTTGTTAGTGCGTGCAATGATATTTCCGCCTTCCTAAAAAGCAATTGCAATTTTTTGAGCGAAAATATGGCCAATGACAACataaatttccattttatTCCGGCTTATACGCCTCATTTCGGTGGTCTTTGGGAGGCGGGTGTCAAGTCAACCAAGTATCATTTACGGAGAGTGTTGGGAAATTGTAACCTAACTTACGAGGAGCTTAACACCACCCTCACCCAGATTGAAGCAATTTTGAACTCCAGGCCGCTTACTCCACTATCATCAGAGCCTTCAGATTGCACCCCACTGACGCCGGGACACCTGCTCATCGGACGTGCCCTGACTTCCTTGCCGCAGCCAGACTATCAGGATCACTCCACTCCTCTTTTGACCCGCTTCAAACGCATTGAGCAACTTCGCCAACACTTTTGGAAAAGATGGAGCAAAGAGTATGTCTCGGAGCTGCAGCAGCGTGTAAAATGGCGTTCATGCAAGGATGGTCTGAAGCTGGACACCTTGGTCGTTGTGAAGGAGGATAACCTTCCCCCCCTGAAGTGGAGAATGGGGAGAGTCGTCGCCGTTCATCCGGGCTCTGATGGAATCGCTCGGGTTGCTGACATAAGGACCAGCACTGGGGTCATCAGACGGGCCTTCAGTAGGATATGTCCACTGCCAGTCGCACCTTCTTCTTGTTGAAAGCGATCCTTTCAACGCCCGGGGATATGTTGAAGCGCCTGAATTCACGCACCGAGCACATACTAACATAGGCTAATTAGATGATTTAATTGTATTAGGTACTAACACTTCACTTGCGGTTCTATTCATTGCAATACAGTTATCATATCGTCAGCTcccgtttttttattaataaacctCCCGGATACTCCCGAAcaaaagggtcgatattaacaatactaaatcacagggggctcatgtaaagataggcgtccctcaaggatctattctaggaccatttttattcctcatttatattaatgacttgccttttatggttgaaaaattgactaatatagttttatttgctgacgatacttctttgctttttaaagttaaaagaagtgaaaataatttttatgaaattaattctattctatctgacatacacgattggtttaccgtaaataatcttttattgaattctaagaaaacgaaatgtattaaatttacactgccgaatgttagacaatgcgatactaacattattctagatgggaataaattggacctagttaatgatactgtctttcttggtatgactatagattcaaagttgcagtggggacctcacattgccaaattggctggaaggttgagctccgcagcttttgctgtacggaaaattagacaactgaccgacgttgaaaccgccagattagtttactttagttatttccacagcttattgtcgtatggcattttgctttggggtagagccgctgatattgaaactatatttgtattacagaaaagagccatccgctctatatacaaactaggTTCCAGGGATtaattgagagaactatttaaagaaattaacatccttacagttccatgtcagttcattttttccaatttaatgtatgtacgaaagaatatttcaacttttgatacaattggcagtaatcatgacattaatactaggaacaagcataagctggcttttccagcgatgcgtctggcgaaagttaataaatcgtttttagggtactgtattagattttataataagcttccaacagaagttgctcaaatgccagagaataagtttaagtgttacattaaagagaaactctgtaaaaaagcttattataaaattgatgattacttagaggacgttaatgcatggctgtgataagtagttagctctgctcatattattataataatcattattaagcttataagtacctattgtataccaactagttttaagtcttttttttgaaaagatggctcaggagtttcttgcctccgttcttctccttagacagaaagagcccccccttatccgaacggagagtaatttgtaaaaattgacgttcatcagaaaattttatatttgtacgatgaataaaaaaatttgactttgactttgactttgaattTGGTCACCCCTTTCTCCTTACACcgcttttgcaacaacctgccTACGAATACTGCAAAATAGCTAGAGTATTGCCATTGTACTTCTTACTTGAGTATTTCTTTATTTCCGTGGCATAACTGATACCACTAGGCACCgtagcgtccgtagtcgagctggcttcagtgatcgtaactgataaCTGAGTTGAAGCAACAACTcggctgtccaatttcaaaacacagtaacagccaagagacaaaatgttcaggagagccaaaaaacttttttgtcccttcatttcaatgccctggtaaaactatgatacatacatatctaaacgaatgtaagcttaaaagaaccggcagaacctaggctttacatacaatactatttcatttaaatatgactaatattgttgctgtaatgcacaaaagaaaacactaactaggttttaaatggttttctcaccctaaaaccgccctcactgaccattttataacctagtaagagccattattgtgtaatttaagacaagtaaagtatattgaaattgcaataataacgtaataatttatatgtttttttatttttttatatattttggatccttcacataatataaatcaaattttgcagcacttttacacgaccgcactacgaagtaatagctgaaataccggcatatttttaagttttatctaaatgaaccaaatcgccatattaagaaggcatgtctgacacgaacattatttatggctgccttaaataagacaatatttcctaaattttgagctaaaattagtttacaatgtttgagttttttttggtttatgcaaaatagggctagcagaaaggttctgacgagaaaggtctctatggcttttataaagaagacaaaatttctttatgttttacttttaattcacctctctaggtctcattggttcaaagatacaggttctggaatatctgatattttttcgaaaaaaagtgtaataatgtatgccatttgtgacttactaaaattaacgggcaaaaattgacctttgctgaccatttcaaaacctagtaagcgccattgacaattttaaaacctataaaagtcattttcacttactgtgttttaaaatggttggtggctcttactgtgttttaaaatggcatttttgatttcgcagggtggagttactaggtttttagaaaatttattttcgtttctaagccgttttttgatattctgacaatgcaggaatgtgcggaatcgcctaaaataatgtataaatcaaagacccgtttttttttaaagttggcgcttactgtgttttgaaattggacagccgaactggcacggtcagccatagATGGGTGActgatttcaagtggttcttttctggacgcttccgtgcttcggacggcacgttaagccgtgggtcccggttgctgctttggcagcagtcgttaaacctagtcagaggccttcgggcggcttgaaaacatctgacagtcgggttgcccacttacttgacaactctcagcacaagcttgcttgtgttggggtcctcCAACCGATGAACTGATACCACTTGAACTGTTCCAGCATGGCGGTCCAGTGCAGATGTACACGGTGTCCGGGGGACCGCTGCTGCCGGGACAACTCATCGTGTCCGACTTCCACACTAGAAGGGGGGAAGAGGTCGACGTCGACACTAGAAGCGGGGGAGAGGTCGACTTTGATCCTAGAAGGGCGATAATGAATGCTTCTGGGCCGACTGAAAAGCCTAAACGCGAGCCCTATATGAAGTTAAAATTGCAAGGATACGTTTACAGAATGCATGGATAAGATTAGTCAATAAAAATGCGATAATTCAAAACTCCTATATAAGTTAAAATTTCCTCAAAGTAACATTAAAACTCCAAACCCCAATTtgtgttaagtaggtattttaatttttaataatattgttaacaATCTATAGCTAcgttttaataacaaaatatcggtacaataaataaaaaaacactcttAAATTATATGTCGGTAAACACGGTTAAATTATAgtattgcaaaaaatattgacTTAAACTACATCATTTTGTTCATCCCATCCTTATTGTCACCCTTGTCTTTATCTAGAGACTTATCAACATCTGCAGTTCCGTTGCAATACTTCACAACCCCATTATCTGGTTTGCTCGTCCCATTTTGCGCTGGAGCGATCATGAGCAAGTTGTTTCCATTCCTGTCAGTTGTCAAGTTCCTTAACGGCAGGGGATGGCGCCATCTTGGGAAATAGTAAGAGCTTCTGAGGAACCTATAGTGCTCCATTTTGTTTTGGACCACTCGACTTTGGTAGCGTCTGAAGAGCGAACCATCTTCATTTTCCTCGTTGCCGAATTTCGGAAAGTCGTTAGCGCCTTCGAGAAAGATTTTCGGTTTTGGACCTTCATCATCATTGCAATAAGGTCGTTTGTACTTCCTGCGTAGGTTCTGCGATGGGCTAAGAGGTGATTCGCATTTGATTGCTAAGGAGTTGTTCTCTTTGTTAGTGGAGATGGAATGCGCTTTCTGCCACTCGAGCACCTCGCATAGAAGACCGATGTATCTGTAATAAGAATATACATaatgaacataattatatgggCAAAGGGAAGATTATGTCTGCCAGAAAAGATGTGACAGTCGCTGGGGTGGACACAGATAAAAAACCTATAATAGTTGTAAGAAAAGTCTGAAAAGAAGCGCGGCGCTATAACCCTGTGTCAGACACAGTTCTCATTCACGTAGCCACAaaaagttaggttaggttatattaatttaattgtatcttCCTGCGCTTGCCTGAGATTTCGGGTTTCTATTCAATATCCACTCTTagctttgtttataaatatacctgcCTCTCTGAACAAGATACTGacgtaatttcctaaaatttcTAATGACTAGTCTTTGTGTTTGTTACCAACCTTGGTCTTAGAAAGGAGAGCAACAGCGTCACAAAACTCCAGAGTTTACTTACCTGTTGTAGTCGACAACTAtctttttgtatgtctgacCTATGTTATCCAAATccaaactaatattataaatgcgaaagtaattgtgtctgtttgtctgttactctttcacgccaaaactactgaacagatttgaatgaaatttggtatacatacggtcaaGACCCTCgcgggaaagaacataggctactttttatcccggaattcccacgggaaaacttttaaggcgaagcgaaacgcgcgggaacagctagtatataatattataaatgcgaaaataactgtgtctgtctgtctgtctatctgtctgttactctttcacgccaaaactactgaacggatttgaatgaaatttggtatacatatggtaaagaccctcgcgggaacagctagtgtacaataaagtcatattctattctatg from Plutella xylostella chromosome 28, ilPluXylo3.1, whole genome shotgun sequence carries:
- the LOC125490857 gene encoding uncharacterized protein LOC125490857; protein product: MTSEPDSCSEEEPDSEMLSDDPSFQDSDDERQMRAQSDLPPGLPLRAPRKLFSNCRERWRQQNVSGAFAELRRLVPTHPPDKKLSKSEILRVAIRYIGLLCEVLEWQKAHSISTNKENNSLAIKCESPLSPSQNLRRKYKRPYCNDDEGPKPKIFLEGANDFPKFGNEENEDGSLFRRYQSRVVQNKMEHYRFLRSSYYFPRWRHPLPLRNLTTDRNGNNLLMIAPAQNGTSKPDNGVVKYCNGTADVDKSLDKDKGDNKDGMNKMM